ATCAACCTATTAATAGCTGGAACGTCCAAAATGTGTTAGGATTTAATAACATGTTTGATGGAGCTTCTTCGTTTAACCAGCCTTTAAATTCGTGGATAACGGCAAACGCTAACAATATGCAAGGTATGTTCAACAATGCTGTTTCATTCAACCAGGATATAAGTGGCTGGAATACAGCTGCAGTGACTAATATGCAATCTTTGTTTAGAGATGCTGTTTCATTCAATCAGGATTTAAGTATGTGGAATGTAGACGAAGTTACTGATTTTGGTTTTTTTCTATACAATGCAAGCAATTTTAATCAGGATTTAAAAAATTGGTCATTAAAGGATGCAGCAATATTAACAAACATGTTAAGTCTAAGCGGAATTGATTGCATTAACTATTCTGAAACGTTGATTGGATGGTCAAATAACATCAACACTCCTAATAATTTGAGCTTAGGGGCCCTTGGACGCCAATATGGTACAAATGCTGTTTCTGCAAGGATGAATTTAATTTCTAAAGGTTGGACTATAGCTGGAGATTCGCAATTAGATGAAACTTGTTCCAACGAGTTGGTGTTGGAAGTAAATATCGTAAATCATGCCACATGCCTTCAAAATGGCATGTTAGAATTCCAATTACAAAACGCTCCTGATAGTTCTATAATTGTTTACTTAGTTTTAAATGATTCCCAGGACACACTGGGTGTTATACAAGATACAAACTTTGTAATTATGGATACTCTTGGCGGACGCATTCCAGGTATTTACAATGTGGTGTGTATTTTAAACGACGCGGATACTTTTTCTATGCAAAAAGAGATTCTGAATTATTATGAAAATATTGTTTTTACAACTCTTACACAAAATGAATTTTGTGGAAATGATGGTATGATTACTGTTAATCTTATATCTGGCAATAACGTTCTTTATTCCCTATTGGAAGGTGATGAAACCATTAGGCCATATCAACAAAGTAATATTTTTAGTAATTTGCCTGAAGGAAATTACACTTTATCTTTAATTGATACTTGTGAAAATGTAGCGATTGGTGCCGCTACTATAGTAAATAAAGAAACTGCATTTACTATAGTTGAAGGAGGCACTAATACACCTGTAGGTTTAGCTTGTGATTCTATTAACGTACATCATAGTATATATTCAATCCCAAATGGAGAATTACAATACCCCTTGACATTTAATTACTATATATACAATCCTAGTAGTAATGATACAATCCTTTTAAGTAGAGAATTCACAAATGGAGGTACGTCAAGTTTAATTCATCAGCAAATGACTATACCTTACTATTCTGGTACACCATATTTAATGGATTTAAAGATCACGGATAAATGCAATGACACAATAACCTACAATCAAGATATTTCTTCAAGTTTTACTTCTGGTGTTTATCAACTACCAAATGGATGCAATTGGGATATGCATATTTGGCACGGTATTTCTCACCCACCGGTAAGTATTGAGTTTATTACGGCTCCATTTAATGATCATACTCAAGCTCCTTTTGACCCTTTAATGTACAATTCTACTTATCCGCCAATATTTGATGTCATCACACCTGTTGTTTTTTCTAATGATACAATGAGTATGCCAACTGGGTATTATGAAATTCAAGTTATAGGTTCTTGCAATGATACATTTATGATAACAGGTAATTTTTCTGATCCCGGATTAAATATTCCAATTCCAGTAATCACACCTGATTGTATTGAGGATAAAGGGATAATCCAATTTTCAAGTAATTTTGATTTGCAAAGTGTTAATATAATAAATAATAATGATACAATTTCTTTAAATCATGGAATTGATATAAACAATTTGAAATCATTTTATGCGAGTGATATTGATGTGGGACTATATGATTTAATAGTGACGGATGTTTGTGGAAACAGCCAGAGTCTCGAAATTGATATTCCTTCACGTGAAGGTGAATTGGATTCATTTAGGATAGATGCCTACTGTGGATCTTTCAATTATTATTTTAATTATGTACATAATGATGAAATAATGCCCTATTACCCAGGCCCATTTTATTATTTGCAATATAAAGAAAATGATGTGTGGAAACAAATGAATAGCACACCTTATACAACCCCTACTGTTTGGCCCTTTATAAATGGTCAAGAAATAAATAATAACCTTTTAAACATCAATGTAACTAGAGAAGGTGAATTCAGAATATTGAGACTTCTTATGAGGCCAAGTCAAGGAAGTACTGGTGAGTTCAAGGTCTGTGAAGATGTCATTCACGATTTTATACATATAAATGATGGATTCAAATTTGATTCCTTGTATAGTTTTGAGTGTACTGATTCTGAATTAGGAATTTCCAACTATAAAATTTTCTGTCATGCGTCAGGAGTAGAACCATTATCTTATGATATTTTAAAAATAAACGGGCAAGATACTTTAATTGAAAATGGAAACGATTCTTTATTTAATTCAGTGGCGGCTGGTTTATATGAAATTAGAGTAAAAGATGCATGTAACAATCAACTATTCAGAGAAATAGAACTTACTGATATTAGCAATCCAATAATATTTGCAGATTCGATTTGTGATGGTTTAGCGGGTAGATTGTACACGGATGATTTACCTTTTATAGAATATGAGTGGAGAAAAACCGGTAATGCACAAATCTTAAGTTCAACTAATGAATTAAAATTTGAACCTTTCGGCATAGAAGATAGTGGCACTTATGAATTAACTTTAATTTATCCCGGGTCATCTTCTTGTGTGAATCAAATCTTGGAATATACGATACCTAGTGTAATACCCAATAACCAAACTGCGGGCAACGATTTGGATTGGACAATATGCGACTCTCTCGAAACCATAAATCTAAATCAATATTTAAGTTTGAACGCAAATAGTGGCGGAATTTGGCTTAATCAAAATGGTAGTCAGATTAATGATCCGACTACATATAGCATTTCTCTATTAAATTCAGGTAATAACTATTTATCATATTTTATTGATGTATTATGCGGTGTTGATGATGTGGCAATTATTAATTTTGTAAAAGATTCTTGTAACAACCCATGCATTGAAATTAGTGGGAAACTAAAATTAAGTACACCGATTGACGGTCAACCAGGATTTAAGATAATGGTATTTAACCCGGATATGACTGTTGGTATTGTTGATTTAAATGTTCTTTTTGATGAAAGTTCATTAGTTAATGATTTAGGTCAAAATGATTCTCTTGAAAGCAGGATTAACAAACTTGAAGAAAAAATAAAGCACCTGAATTCAGAGTTAGAAAGTTCTATTGTAGAAATTAAAAAATTAAAGAAATTGAGCCTAAAAGAGTGAAATTTAATATCCTCACCAGCAAAACCCTCAAGTTATGGGAAAAACTCATCGATCACCCATATTTCATCAGATACCATCGATCATATTTAGTCAATACAAAATATGTCGGTCAATTCAATTTAAAAAGCAATTCACTTTTCATTAATGAACAATGTATCCCCATATCAAGAGATCGAAAGTCTGCATGTTTAACAATGATTTTCTAAAACTTTAAAGATTCCTTTTATCTTAAAAAGCTATGTCAGAATTTCCAAAATCACCAATCCATCACAATAGCAAAGATCAATGGGGCCACAATAGTTGCGTCAGACTCAATCACATATTTAGGTGTATGAATATCTAATTTACCCCAGGTTATTTTTTCGTTCGGTACGGCACCGGAGTACGATCCATAACTGGTGGTTGAATCACTGATCTGACAAAAATAACTCCAGAACGGGATATCTTCCATCTCCATATCCTGATACAACATCGGTACTACACAGATTGGAAAGTCTCCTGCAATACCACCGCCTATCTGGAAAAATCCTACACCTTTCCCTTCGCTGTTTTTAACATACCAATCTGCAAGCCACATCATGTATTCGATGCCACTTTTGGTGGTAGATGGTTTAAGTTGACCTTTCATACAATAAGAGGCAAATATATTCCCCATGGTACTGTCTTCCCATCCGGGCACCACGATTGGAATATTTTTTTCTGCGGCAGCAAGCATCCAGCTATTTTTTGGATCAATTTCATAATATTGTTCCAGATCACCACTCAAAAGCATTTTATACATAAACTCATGCGGAAAATATCTTTCGCCATTTTTTTCCGCATCCGACCAAACCTGTATCAGGTGCTTTTGTAATCTCCTGAATGCTTCTTCTTCCGGAATACAGGTATCTGTCACTCTGTTGTAATGATTTTCCAGCAAATCCCATTCATCCTGCGGATTGAGATCTCTGTAATTGGGTACTCTTTTATAATGACTGTGTGCTACCAGATTCATGATGTCTTCTTCCAGATTGGCACCCGTACAGGATATTATCTGCACTTTGTCTTGTCGAATCATTTCAGCAAGTGATTTTCCCAGCTCTGCCGTACTCATAGCACCTGCCAGCGTAATCATCATTTTACCACCTTCTGCAAGATGTGCTTTGTAACCATCAGCAGCGTCGATCAGAGCTGCGGCATTAAAATGTTTGTAGTGATCTTTAAGGAATTCTGTGATTTTCATCATTATTATTTACGTTAAAAATTATTGTCCCGTATCTCCCGCTCAAATTTGTAGGTCAGCATTTTGTAATACAATTTTGCAGCCACAAAATCCGGAGCAGGATTGTGTTCATTGGGTAGTAATTCTACAATGTCAAATCCAACTACATTTTTGCGATTGAATACCTTTCTCAAAAATTCAAGGGTTTGATACCATTTCAGTCCACCGGGTTCCGGCGTACCTGTTGAAGGCATGATACTACTATCAAAAGCATCCAGGTCAAAAGTGATATAGACATTATCCGTCATTTTTTTGATCGCCTCTTCCATCCAGTAATCATTGTCCATGATCTGATGGGCAAAATAGGTTTTTTTAAAATCCAAGTGTTCTTTTTCAGCTACATCCATAGACCGGATACCTACCTGAATAAGATTTGTGTGTTTGCTTGCATCATATACCGCACACGCATGATTGTAAGGTGTACCCATGTATGCAGGTCGCAAATCTGCATGTGCATCTATCTGTAGTACGGTCAGATTTGGATATTTTTCATAGTACGCTTTGATGACTCCGATGCTTATCGAGTGTTCTCCCCCGAAAATAGTCAGGAATTTTCCTGTCTCCAGATTCTTTTTTGTTTCCTGATACACTGATTCAAAGACCTTTTCAGGACTGCCCGCTTCTGTAACCGGAGGCAAAGTATGCACACCCACTACATAAACTTCTGTATCCGTTTCTATGTCATACAGCTCCATGTTTTCAGAAGCGTAAGAAAATGCGTCAAATCCTTTATCCGCTCCTTTACCCCAGGAACTTGTTCCGTCATAAGGAATGCTTTGTAGCAATACCTTGGCACGTTCAAATTCTGCCAATTCATCCGGAATACCGGCATAGGTGTTATTAGTCTTCATATCCTAAAATTTCTAACATTTGCTGAACATTCTGCTCGTCTCTATACAGACGATCCACTATGTTTCCTTTATCGTCACGATCTATGATGATTTGTTTTGGTGAAGGGATCAGACAATGTTTGATACCGCCGTATCCACTGATAGCATCCTGATATGCGCCCGTATGAAAAAATCCAAGATACAAAGGTTCCTCTTTATCCGGATCGTAAGTAGGCATGAGGATTTGCTGATTCATATCTTCAGAATTATAATAATCTGAATGATCACAACTGATTCCACCGATACTTACCTGCGAATATTCATTATCCCATTTATTGACCGGAAGGAGAATGAATTTTTCAAATATCGACCAGGCGTCGGGAATGGTATTCATCAGACTGTTGTCAATCAGATACCAAAGTTCGGTGTCGTTTTGTTGTTTTTGTTCCAATACAGAAAAAACAATTGCACCACTCTCTCCGACTGTATATTTACCGAATTCGGTATAGATATCCGGTTCCTGTATGCCTTCTTCATCACAAACCTCTTTGATATTTCGTACAAGTTCATTGATCATATACTTGTAATCATATTCAAATCCAAGATTATTTCTGATTGGAAGGCCTCCACCCAGATTTATAGAATCCAATGTAGGACAAATCTTCTTTAATTCGGCAAATAATTTCAAAGCTTTGCGGAATTCACCCCAATAATACAGATTATCTTTAATCCCGGAATCCACAAAGAAGTGAAGCATTTTCAGTTTCACACGTTTTTTTCTGGCGATTTTTGATTTATAGAAATCAATAATTTCGGCACTTCTGACACCCAGCCTGGATGTATAATATGCAGATTGAGGTTCTTCATTGATAGCCATTCTGATACCGACCGTAAGATCAGTCTTGGTACTGGCATACAGTCTATCCAGTTCCATTTTACTGTCCAGTACCGGAATGACATGTTTAAATCCTTCGTCAATCAGACTTACAATTTTGTCTATGTATTCATCCGTTTTGTGACCATTATGAATCAGAATGGTGTCTTTATTGATTTTATTTTTCTGATATAATCTCTTAATCAGGTCTATATCAAAAGCAGAAGATGTTTCGAGATGCACATTGTGTTCTAATGCTTCGGTTATCACATGGGAAAAGTGACAACATTTGGTACAGTAGCAATACACATATTCACCTTTATAATTATTAGCTTTCATCGCCTTATGAAAGAGGTTTCTGGCTTTTTTTATTTGGTCACCGATTCTTGGTAGGTATGTCAGTCGGAATGGTGTCCCGTATTTTTCTATGAGATACTTGAGAGATATACCATGAAAAGTAAGATTGCCCTGATTGAGATCAAATCCTTCCTGCGGAAAGTAATATGTCTGATTAATTAACTCGAAATATGTGTTTTTCATTAAGCTTTTAAGCGATAATTGATGATAGAATATTAAATGTTGACAAAAAATAATATTGAATCAAGACTAAGTGTGACTAAAAAAATTGCAACCATAAAAATCAGGAAGCAAACTTTTAAGCTTAATATGTCCGATTCATATTCCTTAAAGCTGCAAAGAAACGATAAAATACAATAATAATTGTAATGTAAATCGAAAGTTTTCTCCCTTAAATTCTCTGGGAAACTCGCAGCCAAAAGTACATTGGGTCAGGATAGACAGACCTGACAAAAACTTGATTATTTTAAATTTTTAGCTGATAGCTCTGAAAAGTATATATTTGCTTAAAATTTAAACACATGGAACCACGTATTTATCATTATATGACACTGATATTTGTTTTATGGTTTTCATTCGGGCAAGCCCAAAGTGAAGCGGTCATCAAACTGGAAAATAACAGATATTACATTTCATACATACAGGATTACATCAGAGCTATGCAGGCAGATAGTGAATCTTTAGAGATGTCTTCCCTTTTATTACAAATGGATTCACTGTCTGTTTTAGTTAGTGAGGAATTGGAGAAAATGGCTGAAACCATTAAAGAAGAGCCCGTTGAAATGTACGAAGATTCTATTGGAGATACACAAACAGATATTGTATCTCCTGATGACTCAACTTACTCTTGGCCGGATTATGGTTATGAAGACCAGAATAGTAGCGGTTCATCAGATTTTGGAATTGATAAGTTTATGCCTTTTAAAAATAAATCCAATACAAGCCTTGTTGTCCAGTTTGGCTTGAATGGTTTACAAGAATTCAATGAAAGAATGAGTAATGTTACTTATCCTGAACTTAGTAATGGCGGTTCTTGGTTTTGGGATTTTGGATTGTCGAGAAAGGTAAGAATCGGGGGGAAAGACAGTAAGGTTGCTTTGCATTTTGGTATTAGTTATCTTCTCAACAAATTTAAATTTGAAAACAATGTCAGACTTTTCCAGATAAATGAAAAACCTGCATTCGGATTAGAAGGCAATCTGCGAGGCAATCCCCGACTATCTATAGGATATCTGAATTTGCCGGTGGGAATTAAATTTAATTTTTCTAAAAAGTTCCGTCTGGATTTTGGAGGTTATGCAGGGTACCGAGTCAGATCTTCTCAGAGCCTTCACTACAACGGTGAAAATGAAGAAATTCACCAAACCTTAAGAGGATCCTGGAAATTGAATAACTGGATTTATGGATTATCTGCCGGAGTGGGCATTGGTCCGTTTAATCTTATTGGCAGATATAATTTGTCATCATTATTCAGAGACAATACTACATATGATTACAATACGTTTATGTTTGGTACATCAGTGAGTTTATTCTGATTTTTGCAGCGTAAATCATCTTTTGTGTACCTGATCAATAAATGATACTGCATCTACATGAACTTATCACAAAATTCTTTCTGGAAAATTTTATTAATTGTTTTTGGGGGAGTCATTCTTACCGTTACACTTTTGTATTCCAATTTTCTGGCAGAAAAACTTAAAGAGAATGAAGAAAAAAATATATATATCTTTAAAGAAGCACTTAAAGAAATCAATAATGTAACTTTAAGTGAAGATGAAATGGATGATCCGGATATAGAATATGAACAGTTAAATACGAATATCGCCTTATTAGATACCATTATCCGTTCATTTCCATTGCCTATTATTTTGGAAGATGCGAATGGAGAGTTGGAAGGACAGAACTTTTCTCCTGCAAATTTAAGGGATCCTGATTTTTTACAGAATAAAAGGATGGAATTTTTACAATCAGGGTTGGTACCTATTTCAGGTATCAGCGGAAATATTTACTATTTTAATTCACCGCTACTGTCATACATAAAGCTCTTTCCATTTGTTCAGACATTGTTGGTGGCTCTTTTTATCGGATTGGGTTACTTCTTGTTTAGCACATCCCGAAAAGCGGAACAAAACAGGGTTTGGGCCGGTATGGCAAAAGAAACAGCACATCAGTTAGGAACTCCAATAAGTGCTATTTTAGGTTGGCTCGAATACTTAAAAGATAATTTTGCAAATAATCCGGATAATCTGGACATTATTCAGGAGCTGCACAAAGATGTTGATCGACTTGAACTGGTAGCAGACAGATTTTCAAAAATAGGTTCTGAACCTGTATTGGATAAATCAGATATTTATTTAGAGTTGCAGGAAGTAAAAAATTACATACAACGACGATCACCACGTAAAGTTAGTTTTGAGTTTTCTGAACCGGAGTTTCCTGTTTATGCTCGTATTAATAAACATCTCTTTGCATGGGTCATTGAAAATCTTATGAGAAATTCTTTAGATGCATTGGACGGAAAAGGTGTCATATCCTGTCAGATTTATATACAAAATGAAAAAGTTTGTATTGATTTGTCAGACACTGGCCAGGGAATTCCTTCTAATAAATTCAATACAATATTCAAGCCGGGATATTCTACCAAAAAACGAGGCTGGGGACTTGGATTGTCATTGGCTAAAAGAATAATAGAAGAATATCATAAAGGAAAGATTTTTGTAAAATCTTCTAAACCTAACGAATTGACCACATTTACAATCCGGTTGAACCGGGCCTGAATTAGGCCGACTGTTTAGCAAAAAGGAAACAGAACCAACTTAAGTGTTGAATATTACCCTTTTATAAAATATCTTTTTTAATTTTGTCCGCTGTAATTTAAAAATTCTGATTTTTAGATTAGTTGTTAAAGTATCTGGACGCTCAATTTTTGAAAGCGTTAAAATATTTTTCGGAAAATTTAATTCATTCACATTATATCGATAAATGGAATTTTGGGAACAGGATTATGAATGGCTGAGAGTCAGACACATAGTAAAAAATGCTATGAAGAAAGATTCGTTACCGGATATTCAGACGGTTTTATTTCTGATAGGCGTACAGGAGTTGGGGAGATGGCCCAAGGGAAAGTTTACGAAAGAAGAGAAAAGGGATTTAATGCATGTTGCAGTATGTACATTGCTTGAGCCGGATGGGTATTTTGAATTTGTGGGAAGGGATCATGATGGTTGGCCACATTGGGAAGAAAAAAAAGCATTCAGAGTGGCAGGGGTTAATGACCAGGAAGGAATTTTGGTAAAAAAAATAATTGAATATTTTCGAAAATATAATGAAATTGAAAAATTCTCAGAAAATTAATTTTAAAATCTTTAGAATATGTTCAGAAATATTGCATTTACACTTTTGATTATATCAGGCTTTTGGACGTGTAAAAGCGATGATGTAATTACAATAGAAACTTCTATGGGCAACATGAAAGTCAGACTATTTGAAAGTACTCCTTTACATAAAGCAAATTTTCTGAAACTGGTAGATGATGGCTTTTATAATGATCTGCTGTTTCACCGTGTCATCAAGGGATTTATGATACAGGGGGGAGACCCGGATTCCAAAGATGCACCACAGGATAAAGCACTTGGAATGGGCGGTACAGGATATACTATTCCGGCTGAAATAGGCGCACCACACTTTAAGGGCATACTCGCAGCGGCAAGACAAGGTGATCAGGTAAACCCTAAGAAGGAGTCTTCCGGGTCACAATTTTATATTGTACAAGGCAATCCGGTTACCGATGAAGAGTTGGATGCTTTTGAACGTGCCAAGGGTATTAAATATACAGAAGCGCAAAGGACAAAATATAAAGCTGTCGGTGGCGCTCCTATGCTGGATATGGATTATACTGCATTTGGTGAAGTAGTCGAGGGTTTGGATGTTATTGATAAAATTGCAAACACACCGACAAGTCCAAGGGAAAGACCTCTTACAGATGTAAAAATGAAAATTAAGAAATAATAATAAATACTTAAAAATGACTTTTAAATCAATACAGACGGGAATAACGCTCCTGATTTTTGCTATTTTAGCTTCTTGTTCGGCTCCTAAATCTGTTTTTGAATACGATTTGCAAAGTAAAACAGCACCTTCTACAGCAAAATTCAAAAACAAATCGTTGAAATCAGATACGTATCTATGGGAATTTGGAGATGGAGTTACTTCGGTTGAATCAGAACCGGAACACAGATATGTCCTTTCAGGAAAATACATTGTTAAATTAACAGCCATTAAAGATAAAAAACAAAATATGTCTTCACAAGAATTAATTTTAGACCCACCTTCTCATTGTATGATTGAAATGCAGACTTCAGAAGGTACAATGACCATTCAATTGTATGATGAAACACCGCTTCACAGAGATAATTTTATCAAGCTGGTAGAAAGCGGATTTTATAATGACCTGCTTTTTCACAGGGTCATTAATGGGTTTATGATCCAGGGAGGAGACCCGGATTCCAAAAATGCTCCAACCGGAAAAAGATTGGGTTCAGGGGGACCGGGTTATACCGTTCCTGCGGAATTTGTGGATACTTTAGTCCATGTAAAAGGTGCGTTGGCGGCTGCCAGAACCGGTGATGCGATGAATCCCCAAAAGGCTTCTTCCGGTTCACAGTTTTATATTGTACACGGAAAACCGGTTCCTGTGGCACAATTGGACGGTCTTGAATTACAAAAAGGAATAAAATATACTCCACAAGCCAGAGAAATCATGACTACTCAGGGAGGAACACCTTTTTTAGATAAAGATTATACGGTTTTTGGTAGGGTTGTTAAAGGACTTGACATTATTGATAAGATAGCATCAACCAAAACCAGTCCGGGCGACAGACCGGATAATGATGTCAAAATAATCAGCATCAGGATAATTAAGTAAGTCTACACATTAATAAAACTCTCTTATTTTATAAAAATATTGACGGATATACACCTGGTGGTTAAGAGTTTAAAAATTTTGCAAATGAATGAAGTTTTGGGAATTGATATCGGAGCTACAGGGATAAAGGGTGCTTTGGTTGACTTATCAACAGGTAACCTGGCTTCCGAAAAATTTAAAGTAAAAACACCAATTCCTGCCACACCTGAAGCTATTGCAGAATGTCTTAAAATGGTAGTGGAGAATTTTAAATGGGAAGGAAAACAAATTGGTATTGGCTTTCCTGCAGTTGTAAAACGAGGTGTAGCGCTTACAGCAAGTAACATAGATCAGGCATTTATCGATTATCCCATAGAAAAAGAGTACAGTAATATCCTGGGCTGTGATGTGACTGTAGTAAATGATGCGGATGCAGCAGGAATTGCAGAAATGACTTATGGTAAAGGAAAAGGAAAGGATGGTTTGGTATTGTTGATAACGTTAGGTACCGGCATAGGTTCAGCTTTATTTCTGGATGGAAAGCTATTGCCAAATACAGAGCTTGGCCAGCTGTATTATAAAAAAAGTATCTTTGAAAAGTATGCATCTAATAGTGCCCGTGAGTTGAAACTTCTTAGTTGGAAGGCTTGGGGGAAAGAACTCAATAAGTACCTTCAGCATGTTTCTCTTCTTCTAAGTCCTGATCTAATTTTGATAGGAGGTGGCGTAAGCAAACATTTTGAAAATTATAAGGAATACCTGAATGTCAATACCTCAATAGAAACGGCATCTTTGTTGAATGATGCCGGCATTGTGGGTGCTGCAATGAGTTCAGTAAAGCATTGATATTTTGATAGATTTATAAATTATAAAACAATCAAATTCATTTTTATATTTTGACCAAAATTAATTAAGTAAAAGTTTGTTAAATATTCAGTCAAAAGTGACTTTTTATATAGCTTTATGTCTCAAAACAATTATTAAACAACTTAAAACAATTTATTATGCTTAAAGAATTTATTAACTTTATTAAAACAGGAAATGTAATCGAATTTGCTGTTGCCGTTATTATGGCTGGTGCTGTAGGCGGAGTTGTCAACGGTTTTGTCAACGATATAGTGATGCCTTTAGTTGGGCAATTAGTGGGCGGGGTTGATTTTGCAAATTTGAAAGTAGTACTCTCGCCTGCTGTTATGGAAAATGGTGTAGAAACATCAGCCGAAAATGCAATTCGCTATGGATCATGGATCAACTCTATCGTAAACCTTATGATTGTTGGGTTTGTGATGTTTTTAGTAATTAAAGGTTACAATAAGCTAAAGACACCACCACCACCACCGGCACCTGTTGGCCCTACACAGGAACAATTATTAACTGAAATCAGAGATCTCTTAAAAAAATAATCAAATTTATAATAGGGAGTAGTTATTCAACTATTCCCTATTATTATTCCATTTTGTGAATTAATACCGGTAAAACGAATTATATTCCAGCACTCAATTGGATACAAAACTTTATTCTTTGAATTATTTGTATTTCAAAAATGTAAAGTACTTTTAAATACTGCATTTTATTGGTTTATAAAATCAAAAAGTTATAAAAACTACTTATATTTGAGCATCAATTACTATAGCCCAACCATGCCGATGCATAGATATTGGATCATATCACTTATTTTTTTTATATATTTCGCCTCGGATATATACAGCCAGTCATGTAATATGAATGGTAAAAATCATTACAGATATGACGATATAAAATACATTCTGGATAAGAATCAATGCAATAATTGCCACAATTCTTCAGGTAATAATAAGTTATGGCATTATGAAACTTATAATGCAATACTGACAGGTAGTACTTGTAATATTCCTATAATTAAACATGGAAGTGCATCGTCAAGCCTGCTGGTGGACAAGTTAAATGGTGGTTCGGTATCTTGTGGCAACGCAATGCCTTTGGGAGGCAAATCTATATCATTTGAAGACCTTCTGGCCATAGAAAGCTGGATAAATTCAGGCGCCCCGGAATTTTGTCTTTTTGTCTTTGAAGATGTAAAAACGATGTTGTATCAGGAAGATTGTGGTACCTGCCATAAATCCGTGGAAGACTGGCATTTTGAAAATTATATAGATATTTTTACAAACGGACGAATTTCGGAATGTAGCACTTCGCCATTAATAACACTCCATGATGCAAATAATAGTATCCTTTACAGGAAATTATTAGCAGGTTATACAGGCTGTGGTAAAATGATGCCATTAGAAAGGGAGCCATTATCTTACATTAATGTTTCAAAAATCAGAGATTGGATAAATGCCGGTGCCCCCGAAAA
The genomic region above belongs to Saprospiraceae bacterium and contains:
- a CDS encoding T9SS type A sorting domain-containing protein yields the protein MNGKNHYRYDDIKYILDKNQCNNCHNSSGNNKLWHYETYNAILTGSTCNIPIIKHGSASSSLLVDKLNGGSVSCGNAMPLGGKSISFEDLLAIESWINSGAPEFCLFVFEDVKTMLYQEDCGTCHKSVEDWHFENYIDIFTNGRISECSTSPLITLHDANNSILYRKLLAGYTGCGKMMPLEREPLSYINVSKIRDWINAGAPENIKALPVALSELNVFNEKDERVTIIWKTASELNTEKYEVQHSADGIHFTSFETIAAKGNELSGAMYVAYHENIKVGFNYYRLKIMDFTHEYTYSPIRVIQVRNVFEIYSVFPNPTQSGSVLQLEWYPLNQREKVKFLLMDFSGRLVFEKIIQNGINYVQLPELNPGVFYMTIRDYDDQLKVQKLIVLGN